A region of Maridesulfovibrio bastinii DSM 16055 DNA encodes the following proteins:
- a CDS encoding amino acid ABC transporter permease, whose amino-acid sequence MESVAEKVYSLRKIKRIKAVRDVLLYLIILSLFVWAVLYGSESMGYDWQWNRVARYIYSIDDGFRFGPILNGLVVTIQITAVSMLLSLVLGMTAMLFGRSRSVVARFLAGLYIQTIRNTPLLIQLYMVYFVIAPVLGIGAFVSAVIALSLFEGAYMSEIFRAGISAVPEGQWEAAYSLGLNNYLTYRYVILPQAVRNVLPPLTSQMISLIKDSALVATISVFEMTMEGQTIIAETFMVFEIWFTVSAIYLVVNFSLSIAVRMMERRLKATAGPY is encoded by the coding sequence ATGGAATCGGTTGCCGAAAAAGTTTATAGCTTACGAAAGATAAAAAGAATTAAAGCGGTACGGGATGTCCTGCTCTATCTGATCATATTATCCCTTTTTGTCTGGGCTGTTTTGTACGGCTCTGAAAGTATGGGATATGACTGGCAGTGGAACAGGGTTGCCCGGTATATTTATTCAATTGATGACGGGTTCAGATTCGGACCCATTCTTAACGGGCTTGTCGTAACAATTCAGATAACAGCGGTTTCCATGCTGCTTTCACTTGTTCTTGGTATGACGGCAATGCTGTTTGGCCGATCCCGTTCTGTTGTTGCGCGTTTTCTTGCCGGACTTTATATACAGACTATCCGCAATACCCCTCTGCTCATTCAACTGTACATGGTTTATTTTGTCATCGCTCCTGTGCTTGGGATAGGAGCTTTTGTATCTGCTGTAATCGCTCTCAGTCTTTTTGAGGGCGCTTATATGTCTGAAATTTTCAGAGCCGGGATTTCTGCGGTTCCCGAAGGGCAGTGGGAAGCGGCCTACAGTCTGGGACTCAATAATTATCTTACCTACCGCTATGTCATTCTTCCTCAGGCTGTACGCAATGTTCTTCCACCGCTGACAAGCCAGATGATTTCATTGATTAAAGATTCTGCGCTGGTGGCCACAATTTCTGTTTTTGAAATGACCATGGAGGGGCAGACAATTATTGCCGAAACCTTCATGGTTTTCGAAATATGGTTTACGGTTTCCGCAATATACCTTGTCGTAAATTTCAGTCTTTCCATAGCCGTGCGGATGATGGAAAGAAGGCTTAAGGCTACGGCAGGTCCGTATTAA
- a CDS encoding alpha-2-macroglobulin family protein yields the protein MNQTPTPLKDKKNIIIALLLMLCIIQAAALMKNKYERSTALGGANATINVTEVSLDSQGYNHLLIAFDKPVGPGSLITPVSVPATISPDIKGQWIWINPYGLKFTAEPSFPPDTQFEITMKPETFLGKEQRLGGKKSFKIRTGHFSILKSELRTEPVPGSAKKVRITGYIKFSNYVSPEETLKNISITAPDGASVPISITTSYKDSYQEFSSSPVEKTEKHTIYTLSVSPEMQNGKKTISLGKKYTDSIDIFFDPILKYSGSKLESKVGESNISLSFSSQVSALEGLRSVSVSPETDFSTYNKGNQLVLNGKFLPGKKYTITLAKGLMAQDGAALPESKILKLTMPNIQPEADFTAKGMFLSNSGYKTLGLKTVNTSKINLSVDRVFPNNLFTLFTHYGYLAFNNENYGSGISRALGSSIYNGQLKISGKPNTEVTTPLSMQDFISRGGNGLYRVSATIPGQYGGVQRWVMLTDLGIVGKESNDEFLFWISSLSKLTPRKNIQVKIISNQNQVLGTGKTDSRGMLVIKKSALKNELGKPFMAVATGKKDMTFLLFDKFSTDMAGLDISGKRLSSRGYTAFAYGERNIYRPGETLSGAIIIRSDQLTAPKPMPLVLVFNGPQGLELNRQTIRTDKQGMVGFSRKIPDYAPTGSYAVRILAGGETIGRYDYRVEEFVPDRISAELLTPESIKSGENLNFEVEGKYLFGPAASGLPVKVRATLRAVKYAPEGFSDYRFDTDADNFKTQEIFVAAEDLNDSGKKSFTFTLPDKIKTTSTLEASLSARVSETGGRGVTAVKNIPVKVPGYHPGIKKQQRQGYQPGSQIQIEYITLNSDSRKEKAGELVLKLYRDRWQTVVRSTPSGSYRYETRRDPELIETRKLTPSSATGSFTVTPREYGSYRVILTDSRSGLSAQGDFFCGGWGYSPWALKNPSRLEIIPEKKGDYTPGKSATFQIRSPFPGKMLVTVEGRYINWSRTYDLKGNTATVKVPVKNDYSPNVYVTATVIRKASSLKTGSSARAVGAAPLFVKRESNRLNISLDAPDHYRPEKVLTIKARTAPGARLTIAAVDEGILRLTNEKTADPFGYFYARRALGVKWFDTFTLLMPDAGPVDAAETGGGARLAAMAKFAGTTSIRRVKPVTFWSGILTADSNGKVEYKVKLPRFNGALRIMAVAADGKKFGSGSRLMTVSSPLVLTPTLPRFLATAEKFSIPVSLRNDTPQNGTFKLEINTAGPLKVANATIEMDIPKSRQKTVFLDAETLDKPGNAKFTVQASGNNETVSEDVEVNSRPAFPVKRTISSGFIDKKESVFPADSKDIIPSTLKRTITIGTRPMTRLSGRLESLLAYPYGCAEQTVSRAFPLLRFSDLARELAPGRFKDSSPEYMVQQALTRLSMMQSPQGGFSMWPGGRSPDKWVSVYAAHFLYEAGQAGFQVDSLLLNRAMGYLSGIAKNVDTKKSSDLRLPCYALYVLSLAGNPDRGSMNFLREQRIGYLDDLSLALLGGAFAATGDMNTFRELSSHKGVKDKEAESEFGSEIRNLAIRLGIYLRADHENQAIPQMAQNLGNMMADGPCSTQDNAFGFMALGSYYAQLKNDREISGIVTVDGVQKAVFSSNSTAAVSVTGTGQIKVILDSTPENGKVVWSIYREAVPLSSAWKSFSNGISIKREFLTRDGEPLELSEVRQGQLIAMRTEVKTTANTIKNVVVQSLLPTGLEVENSKLASREDLKWVENSKVKADYVDLRDDRVLVFTSLPKGKTDTQVVLLRAVTAGKFVIPPVQAESMYDSRKNAGTDPGTITIVR from the coding sequence ATGAATCAGACTCCCACGCCTCTTAAAGACAAAAAAAATATCATTATAGCCCTGCTGCTTATGCTTTGTATTATTCAGGCCGCAGCTCTCATGAAAAACAAATATGAGCGTTCCACTGCTCTCGGCGGAGCAAATGCAACCATAAATGTAACGGAAGTCAGTCTTGATTCACAAGGATACAACCATCTGCTGATAGCCTTTGATAAACCAGTAGGACCGGGTTCGCTGATAACTCCTGTTTCGGTTCCGGCAACAATTTCACCGGATATAAAAGGACAATGGATATGGATAAATCCTTATGGCCTGAAATTTACCGCAGAGCCGTCCTTTCCTCCCGATACCCAGTTTGAAATAACTATGAAGCCCGAAACTTTTCTGGGTAAAGAACAGCGACTTGGCGGTAAAAAATCTTTTAAAATCAGAACAGGCCATTTTTCCATATTAAAATCAGAGCTCAGGACCGAACCTGTCCCCGGATCAGCTAAAAAAGTCCGCATTACCGGATACATAAAATTCAGTAATTATGTTTCGCCGGAAGAAACTCTTAAAAATATCAGCATAACAGCGCCGGACGGGGCCTCAGTTCCCATCTCGATTACAACTTCATATAAGGATTCATATCAGGAATTTTCCAGCTCTCCTGTGGAAAAAACCGAAAAGCACACCATATATACTTTAAGCGTTTCCCCGGAAATGCAAAATGGCAAAAAAACAATTTCACTCGGTAAAAAATATACCGACTCCATTGATATTTTCTTTGATCCCATCCTTAAATATTCCGGCAGTAAACTGGAAAGCAAAGTAGGAGAAAGTAATATCTCTCTCAGCTTTTCAAGTCAGGTTTCTGCTCTGGAAGGACTCAGGTCCGTATCAGTCTCTCCCGAAACAGACTTCTCCACATACAATAAAGGAAACCAACTGGTTTTAAATGGAAAATTCCTGCCTGGCAAAAAATACACCATTACTCTTGCAAAGGGGCTGATGGCTCAGGATGGTGCAGCCCTCCCGGAAAGCAAAATTCTGAAACTGACTATGCCCAACATTCAGCCTGAGGCTGATTTTACCGCAAAAGGGATGTTTTTATCCAATTCAGGATATAAAACTCTGGGTTTGAAAACAGTAAACACATCAAAGATAAACCTCTCTGTGGACCGTGTTTTCCCGAATAACCTTTTCACCCTCTTCACCCATTACGGTTATCTGGCATTCAACAATGAAAATTACGGTTCCGGTATTTCCAGAGCACTGGGAAGCAGCATCTACAACGGTCAGCTTAAAATATCCGGAAAGCCTAATACGGAAGTAACAACACCGCTTTCCATGCAGGATTTCATCAGCAGAGGCGGGAACGGCCTTTACCGAGTCAGTGCTACCATCCCCGGACAATACGGAGGGGTTCAGCGCTGGGTAATGCTGACAGACCTCGGAATTGTGGGCAAAGAAAGCAATGATGAATTTTTATTCTGGATTTCCTCGCTTTCAAAACTCACACCCCGGAAAAATATTCAGGTAAAAATTATCAGCAATCAGAATCAGGTGCTCGGCACAGGTAAAACCGACAGCCGGGGCATGCTTGTAATAAAAAAATCAGCCCTTAAAAATGAGCTTGGAAAACCATTTATGGCTGTAGCCACCGGCAAAAAAGATATGACTTTCCTGCTCTTTGATAAATTCAGCACAGACATGGCCGGGCTGGATATCTCCGGCAAGAGGCTGTCATCCAGAGGATACACGGCTTTTGCTTATGGAGAGCGCAATATCTACCGCCCGGGAGAAACTCTAAGCGGGGCAATAATTATTCGTTCGGACCAATTGACGGCTCCGAAGCCTATGCCGCTGGTTCTTGTTTTTAATGGTCCGCAGGGACTTGAATTGAACAGGCAGACCATCCGTACCGACAAGCAGGGAATGGTCGGATTTTCCAGAAAAATACCTGATTATGCCCCGACAGGATCATACGCTGTCAGGATACTTGCCGGAGGAGAAACCATCGGACGGTATGATTACCGTGTGGAAGAATTTGTACCCGACCGTATTTCAGCAGAACTGCTTACTCCTGAGAGTATAAAATCAGGTGAAAATCTTAATTTTGAAGTTGAAGGTAAATACCTTTTCGGTCCGGCGGCTTCAGGGCTTCCGGTAAAGGTCAGAGCAACCCTGAGAGCTGTAAAATATGCCCCGGAAGGCTTCAGCGATTACCGTTTTGATACTGACGCTGACAATTTTAAAACTCAGGAAATTTTTGTTGCAGCAGAAGACCTCAATGATTCCGGTAAAAAATCTTTTACGTTCACTCTTCCTGACAAAATTAAAACGACCTCAACTCTTGAAGCCAGTCTGAGTGCGCGAGTCAGTGAAACCGGAGGCCGAGGAGTTACCGCGGTTAAAAATATTCCTGTAAAAGTACCCGGCTATCATCCCGGAATAAAAAAACAGCAGAGGCAGGGCTACCAGCCGGGTTCACAGATTCAGATAGAATATATCACGCTTAATTCAGACTCACGGAAAGAAAAAGCCGGTGAACTCGTGCTGAAACTTTACAGAGATCGCTGGCAGACTGTTGTCCGCAGCACTCCATCAGGTTCCTACCGCTATGAAACCAGACGTGACCCTGAACTTATTGAAACAAGAAAACTGACTCCTTCATCTGCAACCGGATCATTTACTGTAACTCCCAGAGAATATGGAAGTTACCGGGTAATCCTGACTGACAGCAGATCAGGTCTCAGTGCTCAGGGAGATTTTTTCTGCGGCGGATGGGGTTACTCACCATGGGCTCTTAAGAATCCGTCACGGTTGGAAATCATCCCGGAGAAAAAAGGCGATTACACTCCGGGAAAAAGCGCAACCTTCCAGATACGTTCTCCATTTCCGGGGAAAATGCTGGTCACAGTCGAAGGTCGTTACATAAACTGGAGCCGCACCTACGATCTCAAAGGTAATACCGCGACTGTAAAAGTTCCTGTAAAAAATGATTACAGCCCCAATGTATATGTCACAGCAACAGTCATACGCAAAGCTTCAAGCCTCAAAACCGGGTCCTCGGCACGGGCGGTGGGCGCGGCTCCGCTTTTTGTCAAAAGGGAATCCAACAGGCTCAATATAAGTTTAGATGCCCCTGATCATTACAGACCGGAAAAGGTGCTTACGATAAAAGCCCGGACAGCTCCCGGAGCCAGACTTACCATTGCGGCTGTTGACGAAGGGATTCTGCGTCTGACAAATGAAAAAACCGCTGATCCTTTCGGATATTTTTATGCCAGACGGGCTCTCGGGGTTAAATGGTTTGACACTTTTACCCTGCTTATGCCCGATGCCGGTCCGGTAGATGCGGCTGAAACCGGAGGTGGAGCAAGGCTTGCGGCTATGGCTAAATTTGCCGGAACAACTTCCATCCGCAGGGTCAAACCTGTGACCTTCTGGTCAGGCATTTTAACCGCCGACAGTAATGGTAAAGTTGAATACAAAGTTAAGCTGCCCCGTTTCAACGGTGCCTTAAGAATTATGGCAGTTGCGGCTGACGGGAAAAAATTCGGCAGCGGGTCCAGACTTATGACTGTCAGCTCACCGCTTGTGCTGACACCAACCTTGCCGCGCTTTTTAGCAACAGCTGAAAAATTCAGTATTCCGGTAAGCCTTAGAAATGATACCCCGCAAAATGGTACATTCAAACTGGAAATAAACACAGCTGGTCCTCTCAAAGTAGCCAATGCCACTATTGAAATGGACATTCCAAAATCCAGACAAAAGACTGTTTTTCTGGATGCGGAAACTCTGGATAAACCCGGAAATGCAAAATTCACGGTGCAGGCTTCCGGCAATAATGAAACCGTTTCTGAAGATGTCGAGGTCAATTCAAGACCGGCATTTCCAGTTAAACGCACAATTTCATCCGGATTTATAGATAAAAAAGAATCAGTTTTTCCGGCGGACAGCAAGGATATTATTCCTTCAACCCTGAAAAGGACTATTACAATAGGGACCAGACCTATGACCCGCTTGAGCGGGCGTCTGGAAAGTCTGCTGGCATATCCATACGGATGTGCGGAACAGACAGTTTCCAGAGCTTTTCCACTGCTCAGATTTTCTGATCTGGCAAGGGAGCTTGCTCCCGGCAGGTTCAAGGACAGCAGCCCGGAATATATGGTCCAGCAGGCACTCACCAGACTTTCAATGATGCAGTCACCACAGGGAGGATTCTCCATGTGGCCCGGTGGACGCTCCCCGGACAAATGGGTCTCCGTATATGCGGCTCATTTCCTTTATGAAGCCGGGCAGGCCGGTTTTCAGGTCGACAGTCTGCTTTTAAACAGGGCTATGGGTTACCTCTCAGGAATAGCTAAAAACGTGGACACCAAAAAAAGCTCTGATTTACGGCTGCCATGTTACGCTCTCTATGTCCTGTCACTCGCAGGCAATCCCGATAGAGGCTCCATGAATTTTCTGCGTGAACAGAGGATAGGTTATCTTGATGACCTTTCGCTGGCGCTGCTTGGAGGAGCTTTTGCCGCAACCGGAGATATGAATACATTCCGAGAACTTAGTTCTCATAAAGGTGTAAAAGATAAAGAGGCCGAGTCTGAATTCGGATCGGAAATACGCAACCTCGCAATCCGTCTGGGCATCTACCTGAGAGCAGACCATGAAAATCAGGCTATCCCGCAGATGGCACAGAATCTCGGTAACATGATGGCTGACGGCCCCTGCTCCACTCAGGACAATGCATTCGGGTTCATGGCTCTGGGTTCATACTATGCACAACTAAAAAATGACCGTGAAATAAGCGGAATTGTAACTGTGGACGGAGTCCAAAAAGCTGTTTTCAGCAGTAATTCAACAGCAGCGGTATCCGTCACCGGTACAGGCCAGATAAAAGTCATTCTGGATTCAACACCTGAGAATGGCAAGGTGGTCTGGTCAATCTATCGTGAAGCTGTTCCCTTAAGCTCGGCATGGAAAAGTTTCTCAAATGGAATTTCCATAAAGCGTGAATTCCTGACCCGTGATGGCGAACCTCTTGAACTTTCAGAAGTCAGGCAGGGACAACTTATTGCCATGCGTACCGAAGTTAAAACAACAGCTAACACTATTAAAAACGTAGTTGTTCAAAGCCTTCTCCCCACAGGTCTGGAAGTTGAAAATTCAAAACTGGCCAGCCGGGAAGACCTTAAATGGGTAGAGAATTCCAAAGTCAAAGCAGATTATGTTGACCTGCGCGATGACCGGGTTCTTGTTTTTACCAGCCTTCCAAAGGGAAAGACCGATACACAGGTGGTGCTGTTAAGAGCTGTTACCGCTGGTAAATTTGTCATTCCCCCAGTTCAGGCTGAATCAATGTATGATTCCAGAAAAAATGCCGGAACTGATCCCGGCACAATTACAATAGTAAGATAG
- a CDS encoding transporter substrate-binding domain-containing protein, producing MSSRLLRFFLLALITLSFVSSPVFAADLNNQLRDSSVISKILNDGKIKVGFSTFVPWAMKDKTGKFIGFEVDVMSKLAKDLGVKLEFVPTNWSGIIPALLAKKFDVIIGGMGITTARNLRVNFTIPYDTSGLAIVANKAKASGMTSLEDYNKEDVILVARMGSTPASAAKKFFPKARVRLFDKEAQCIQELLSGRVHAFISSAPLPAQTALKHPDKLFIPVAGTFTSEPIGFALRKGDPDTLNVLNNWILLQTSNGWLKERKHYWFETLDWESSLK from the coding sequence ATGTCCTCCCGTTTATTGCGATTCTTTTTGCTTGCCCTGATTACATTGAGTTTTGTTTCTTCACCTGTTTTTGCCGCGGATTTGAATAATCAGCTGCGTGATTCCAGTGTAATTTCAAAAATCCTTAATGATGGTAAGATAAAAGTTGGATTTTCAACTTTTGTCCCGTGGGCCATGAAGGATAAAACAGGAAAATTTATTGGTTTTGAAGTTGATGTAATGTCCAAACTTGCAAAGGACCTCGGGGTTAAGCTTGAATTTGTTCCAACCAACTGGTCTGGAATCATCCCGGCACTGCTGGCTAAAAAATTTGATGTAATTATCGGCGGAATGGGAATAACCACCGCAAGAAATTTAAGGGTCAATTTTACAATCCCATACGATACCTCCGGTCTGGCCATAGTCGCCAACAAAGCCAAAGCTTCCGGTATGACCTCTCTTGAAGATTACAACAAGGAAGATGTTATTCTCGTTGCCAGAATGGGATCAACTCCAGCTTCAGCGGCTAAAAAGTTTTTCCCGAAAGCCCGGGTAAGACTTTTTGACAAGGAGGCCCAGTGCATTCAGGAACTGCTTTCAGGAAGAGTTCACGCATTTATCTCCAGTGCTCCGCTTCCGGCTCAGACAGCTTTAAAACATCCTGACAAGCTCTTTATTCCTGTAGCGGGTACTTTTACTTCAGAACCCATTGGGTTTGCCCTGCGTAAAGGAGATCCTGATACTTTGAATGTGCTTAACAACTGGATTCTGCTCCAGACCAGCAACGGCTGGCTGAAAGAACGCAAACATTACTGGTTTGAAACCCTTGATTGGGAATCGAGCCTTAAATAA
- a CDS encoding SOS response-associated peptidase, which produces MCGRFARPMPRAVLEEHFGVAFPENVEPDWNIAPGLPVPVVYGAKKRSVVSPVWGFVPSWADQNKAKPVINARSETLWEKPSFKNAAIKGRCLFPAGAYYEWKRGFSGEKTPFAVRMKNSEVFALAGIMEEGCHPSFVCRRPTSAVITCEPNSLIRSVHNRMPVIITPENYDVWLDPSTPADKIDLLMQALPSTLFETFQVCCKVNSNRNNGPELLMKAVIRPSLLD; this is translated from the coding sequence ATGTGCGGAAGGTTTGCCAGACCTATGCCACGGGCCGTGCTTGAAGAGCACTTCGGAGTTGCTTTTCCAGAAAATGTTGAACCAGACTGGAATATCGCTCCCGGACTTCCTGTTCCGGTAGTCTACGGGGCAAAAAAGCGTAGTGTTGTGTCACCGGTATGGGGATTTGTGCCTTCATGGGCGGATCAGAATAAGGCAAAGCCGGTAATAAATGCCCGCAGTGAGACATTGTGGGAAAAACCGTCATTTAAAAACGCGGCAATAAAAGGGCGGTGTCTTTTTCCCGCCGGAGCATATTATGAATGGAAGAGGGGGTTCAGCGGAGAGAAAACTCCATTTGCAGTCAGAATGAAGAATAGTGAAGTTTTCGCACTGGCAGGAATTATGGAGGAAGGCTGTCATCCTTCTTTTGTCTGCCGCAGACCGACCTCAGCGGTGATAACCTGTGAACCCAACAGCCTTATCCGTTCAGTTCATAACCGCATGCCGGTTATTATCACCCCTGAAAATTATGATGTCTGGCTTGATCCTTCAACTCCAGCAGATAAAATAGATCTGCTTATGCAAGCTTTGCCTTCAACTCTTTTTGAAACATTTCAGGTTTGCTGCAAGGTTAATTCAAACCGTAACAACGGCCCTGAATTGCTTATGAAGGCTGTTATCCGTCCGTCTCTGCTGGATTAA
- the pbpC gene encoding penicillin-binding protein 1C, translated as MQLPSQIRKYKKTAIALTAAVILIAAFIAMDALYPFPAGKLSPAPGTMVLDSQGKVLRFFLAPDGSRRIPVKLDQVSPILVKTLISSEDRWFRYHPGINPVAIIRAAISNISAGEVVSGASTIPMQIVRLCEPRPRTLKSKLIEAFRALQLRLHFTTDELLEAYLNLLPYGGNIVGVESASRFYFGHSCKNLSLAEAALLTTIPRGPAFYDPLKHPQQSIEGRNHVMDQLGERKTFTLQQVKRNKHEPIPHKLITFPIAAPHYAEMVHNIFGQQPIIKTCLDRSLQREAASALKMHVLSKRSEGLDNAACVIIHIPTREIRVMVGSADYFEQGFGGAINLSDIIRSPGSTLKPFLYALAIDRGIIAPRTFIDDIPVDYSGYVPENYDRIYHGRVEARVALAKSLNVPAVRLLAETGVENFLEKLRDGGMTTLNKTAAQYGLPLALGGCGVKLIELVNLYASLADQGRFCPVNYFARHDHETRKISIFSPESAWMVLKMLTSVTRPEMNDTWELTRDMPAAAWKTGTSFGHRDAWAVGVSGDYAIGVWVGNPDGRPRKGISGARDAGPLLFRLLRICVPGGRLPEKPQGSKIVSIKVCAHSHELPGPFCQETTEMNIIPGKTKMKPCALCRQILVDSKSGYMVTGNCLKNKHLIKKTIRTLPPDLARWRSEHGLEVESFPPTAPDCESIPSGTAPKIVSPSSGTPYILRDDTPIEYQKISLEADAGADSGELYWYLDGKLVAKSRYDKKIFTIIEAGKHRLAVSDSLGRTDSVYFTVKGHGAD; from the coding sequence ATGCAGCTTCCCTCGCAGATCAGAAAATATAAAAAAACAGCAATTGCTCTAACGGCCGCGGTGATTCTCATCGCGGCCTTTATCGCTATGGATGCTCTGTATCCTTTTCCTGCCGGAAAGCTCAGTCCCGCTCCGGGAACAATGGTGCTGGACAGTCAGGGTAAAGTTCTGCGTTTTTTTCTGGCCCCGGACGGCAGCCGAAGAATTCCCGTCAAACTGGATCAGGTTTCGCCGATACTTGTTAAAACTCTTATCTCGTCTGAAGACCGCTGGTTTCGCTATCATCCCGGAATAAATCCCGTGGCAATTATCCGGGCTGCAATTTCCAATATTTCAGCAGGCGAAGTTGTTTCAGGAGCTTCAACTATTCCCATGCAGATTGTGCGGCTGTGTGAACCGCGTCCGAGAACTTTAAAATCAAAATTGATTGAAGCATTCAGGGCGTTGCAGCTCAGACTCCATTTCACCACGGATGAGCTGCTGGAAGCATACCTTAATCTGCTTCCATACGGAGGTAACATTGTTGGGGTGGAATCAGCATCGCGCTTTTACTTTGGTCACAGCTGCAAAAATTTATCACTGGCAGAAGCGGCCCTGCTGACGACCATTCCGAGGGGGCCGGCTTTTTATGACCCGCTGAAACATCCGCAGCAATCCATTGAAGGCCGCAACCATGTTATGGATCAGCTGGGTGAAAGGAAAACTTTTACCCTGCAACAGGTAAAAAGAAATAAACATGAACCTATCCCGCATAAGTTAATAACTTTTCCCATAGCTGCCCCGCATTATGCCGAGATGGTACACAATATTTTCGGGCAGCAGCCTATAATCAAAACCTGTCTGGACAGGTCCCTGCAAAGGGAAGCGGCCTCAGCCCTTAAAATGCATGTACTCAGCAAACGTTCGGAAGGACTGGATAACGCGGCATGTGTAATAATACATATTCCTACCCGGGAAATCAGAGTCATGGTCGGTTCTGCCGATTACTTTGAACAAGGCTTCGGCGGAGCTATCAACCTCTCTGATATAATCCGCTCACCCGGATCAACACTTAAACCTTTCCTCTATGCACTGGCTATAGACAGGGGAATTATAGCACCCAGAACATTTATTGATGACATCCCGGTAGATTATTCAGGATACGTCCCTGAAAACTACGACCGCATTTATCATGGCAGGGTTGAAGCAAGAGTCGCACTGGCAAAATCTTTAAATGTCCCGGCAGTACGTCTGCTCGCCGAAACCGGAGTGGAAAACTTTCTGGAAAAACTGCGTGACGGCGGGATGACCACTCTTAATAAAACAGCGGCGCAATATGGCCTTCCGCTTGCTCTCGGCGGATGCGGAGTCAAACTTATTGAGCTTGTAAACCTTTATGCAAGTCTTGCCGATCAGGGCAGATTTTGTCCGGTAAACTATTTTGCAAGGCATGATCATGAAACCAGAAAAATAAGTATATTCAGTCCTGAATCTGCGTGGATGGTGCTTAAAATGCTGACTTCGGTTACCCGCCCGGAAATGAACGATACCTGGGAACTGACACGGGATATGCCCGCCGCAGCGTGGAAAACAGGAACATCTTTCGGCCATCGGGATGCATGGGCTGTCGGAGTCTCAGGAGACTACGCCATAGGAGTATGGGTAGGTAATCCTGACGGCAGACCAAGAAAAGGTATTTCCGGGGCCAGAGATGCAGGTCCTCTGCTCTTCAGGCTGCTGCGCATCTGCGTACCGGGAGGACGGCTCCCTGAAAAACCTCAGGGATCAAAAATAGTCAGCATCAAAGTCTGCGCCCACAGCCATGAACTACCCGGACCGTTTTGTCAGGAAACGACCGAAATGAATATAATTCCGGGTAAAACCAAAATGAAACCGTGCGCACTTTGCAGGCAGATTCTGGTGGACAGCAAAAGCGGATACATGGTGACAGGCAACTGCCTTAAAAATAAGCATCTTATCAAAAAAACAATAAGAACTCTGCCTCCGGATCTGGCCCGGTGGAGATCGGAACACGGTCTTGAAGTAGAATCATTTCCACCGACGGCACCGGATTGCGAAAGCATACCTTCCGGTACAGCTCCGAAAATCGTCTCGCCGTCATCCGGGACGCCGTATATATTAAGAGATGACACTCCCATTGAATATCAGAAAATATCACTGGAAGCAGATGCCGGAGCCGATAGTGGCGAATTGTACTGGTACCTTGACGGTAAACTGGTTGCAAAAAGCCGTTACGATAAAAAAATATTTACCATAATTGAAGCTGGCAAACACAGGCTTGCTGTCAGCGATTCATTAGGACGTACAGATTCAGTCTATTTCACCGTCAAAGGCCATGGCGCTGATTAA